The sequence below is a genomic window from Aureispira sp. CCB-E.
AAAGTAGTGTAATCCACTGCGCTAAATTCCAACTAACATCAAATTTATACCTTTCAAAATTTGTAAAAAGAAAGCCAATAAAAAAGAAAAAAGTGCTGATAAAAAAGCTCAAAAATCTCAGCGGATTTAGATAAACAGGGACAACCGTATTCTTTGAATTATTATGATCATAGTTTATCGAAAAATAATGCCAAGAATAAATATAACCTATGGCAAGGCTACTAAGCAAGATTAAGATAATTTCTTCAGTAATTGAGTAGGCAAGAAATGTTTCGTAAACGCAGTACATTCCTAGTAGCAAATGCCCAATTAATAATATCCATTCAAGCACGGTATGAATAGGTTTCCTTAGCTTTGGTGTATGAAGATCGTCTAGCAAGTTGTGTTCGTGCATAATGGATTGCTTTTTTATCAGATGAGGTTATCATTCGTTGTTGTGCAATGGTTTTTGAATCGAAGTTTAGTACAAGGAATATATTGGTGTGTTATGTAGGCTGTTGACGAAGAAGTTTTTGGCTGATTTTGTTGGTATTACGAATGAAAAAGAACTGAATGGGACCTAAGGCAATGAGCAAAAAAAGTACCATTAATCGCCATAAAAAGAGGAAATTACCTTGAGTAGCATTGCTGTCAAATTCTGTTAAAGCGAAGAAAAAACTGGATAAAAATAGAAATATGAGTATCCAAAGCCCTAAAATAACAGGAGCTAAAAAAATGGCAACGTGGCTAGAAAGTGGTTTTAATAAGTTGGTGTTTTGAGTTGTCTCATATTCTTGGGATGCTTTTCGCCATTTGTAAACAAAATGAAAAGGGGGGATGCCAAATAGAAGTACAAAAACGGTAGGGTTAATCAAAAAAAGCCAGTTTTCTTCTGTTAATGCAATACTCCAACAAATAAAAACACCAAGAACAATAAATATACCGTTGGTTATAAGAATAATATATTCTAAGATACTAGTATAGGGTTTGCGAATCTTTTGGAAATTACCACGCGTGGGGCTGTCTAAAATTTCATTTGGCATTGTAGATAGAATTTTGAATAAACATATTTTGGGCGAAATCGTTAAAAGGTGAATTAATATAACCAATTAATAACTTATTAGGAGTGTATTTTGAATAAAGATATAATAAAGGCTCTTTGTGCAAGAGGGCAAAATAAAGCGTACATTTATTGGTTTGTAATGAAGTGGAATATGTTGGCTGTCTTTGACATATAGTAAATTTGCATGGAGGGGACAGCAGCGACTACTAATGTCCATATAAAGAGGATTAAGCTGTTAAGTGATAATGATTGGGAAGAGGCTAGTAGCAATGGTAGGTTATAACTAATAATCGCTATGCCAATAAGGCTAATGCAAATCCCTGTACAGATAAAAACCAATCTGCTTATGCCATCTTTAATTTTACGAATATTTTTTATCTCTTGAGTCTGTTGATATTCTAAAAAAGCTTTCCTACAGGAATAGATAAACTTTAAATTTAAAAGAATGATAAGAACAACAATCGGGTAACCTATGGTAAGGTTGGAATCAAAACCCAAACAAATATATAAGAGGAATATAGTGTAAGTGAATAATAATAATATTTCAACAAAATTTAATAATGTAGAACGAACAACCAGTTCTGATGTAGAGGAATTGTCTAAAATTTCATTTGGCATTGTAGATAGAATATTTGAAAACAACCGATTGTTGACGATAAAAAACGATGTCAATATTATAAAATTGGAGGCAAGTAAATGGTGGAAAAAGAAAGACAGTTTAGCTATTATTTTTTTTACAATTACGCGAATAAAACGATATAGTCGTTTTTTAGCTAAAATCTTACTGTAATCTTAAACGGAAGGTAGTTGTAAAAACTAAGTTTTAAGTTAATAATTTTATTCTTTTTTTATATTTTTTCCTATAAATTTTGAAGCTTTGCGTAGAGATCGTTGTATTCTTTTAAGCTCGTAAATTGTTGCATAAAACTAAGTGCACTACAATAATAAATCGTTGTGCTGATTTTTGCGAGAGCAGCGTATTAGAACTACAATCAGAATATCTATTGCAGTTATACCGAAAAAATGATAAAACATATAAAATGATGAAAAAGTTAATCCTAGTATTTTTGATGTGGAACTTGATTGCTTGTACAACAGAGCAGAGTACCTCCGATACTTCTGCCGAAAATAGTGTAGATAGTACTACAGCCAGCTTGGAACAAGATTCACCCAAGGTGCAAGTTGAGAATGATTTGGCTAAAAAAAACTTACGAGGGAAAATAAAATCTAGAGAGGTACTGGTATATGATGCTACTGTGAAAGATGGTTATGTGACTAATGGAGCCGCCCAAGGAGGTATAAAAACAACTTACAACGAATTGGGAAATAAAGTGGAGTTATTGACCTATAATGAAGAAAATAAGCCGATTAGTACTTGGAGCTATAGTTACAATGACAAGAATAAACTATCTCAAAGCAATTATTCAGATGACAATGTAACAAGAACGATAGTTTATGAATATAATACTAACAATCAATTAATATCTAGCGAAGAGTCGGTCAATGGAAAAATTGTCAAACAAATGACTTATGTATATGATGAGGATGGAAATGAGATTGAGAATAGAGCTTCTTTTGTTGAAAGTAAGGGTAAAAGTAGAAGTGTGAATGCTTATGACGATCAAGGACGATTGAGAGAAACTAATATTTATGATGAGAAAGATGAACTTCAGCTAAAACAACTGTACACTTATAACGAAAAAGGGCAAGAAATACAACAGTCTATCTTTACAGGAGATAATGCCCCTAGTTATAAAAGAAAGTACGAATACGATACAAAAGGAAATAAAATAAAAGATATTGCCTTTACAGGAAATGGAGTCGTCAATCCTTCGGATACTTACAAGTACAAGTATGAGTATGACCAAAACGGAAATTGGACGACTCAAATTCGTTACAATTATAATGATGTAGCAGATCAATTTATAGAGCAGAAAATTACTTATTATGAATAAGTGGTGGTGTTTTATTTTGCTTAGTTGGGGACTTTTTTCGTGCAATGGAGCTACTTCACAACAGGAGTATAATAAGGAGGAAACAACTCTTATCTCCTCTATTTCTAAAGCTACACAGAAAAGAATCAGCCCTAATAATGATAAAGAAAAGGCAGAATTGAAAGGTAAGGTTAAGTCCGTGCTTTCGTTGAGTGAAACAGGAGATTCTTCTATTGTGATGTTTGATGCTCTGGGGCGTTTGATTAAGGAAGGGAATTTTTTTGGTTCAAAGGGCTTTAGTGGGCATACTTATGAGTTTGATAGTCTTGGTAATCCATTGAAACTTTATGATGGTGGTCGAATGTATGATCCAGAAGATGATTTTTCTACCTATTTTTCAGATACAATTTTAAATACATACGATGCCAAAGGGCAGTTGATTGCTTATCAGACAGTGGATACTGGTCGAAATGGGTATAAATATATATTGGAATATAGTGATAAAGGACAATTGTTAAGAGAAATTAGCCAATCTATTGATGGGAAAGAAGTCTTTACGACTGTAAAATATGCCTATGATAATAATGGCTTCTTGGCAAAGAAAGCTACTCAAAGAGCACATCAAGATTATATAAGAGAGATGAAGGTTTATGAAAATGATGCATTTGGCAATGTCGTCAAAGAAACTTTTTATACGCCTAATCGAAAGGTTGCTGTTAAAAAATACACGATGGATGCTGCGGCTAATCCTATTCAGATGATTTATACGGTACGAGAAGCAACCAATGTAGAGGTGGATGAAGTTTATTACCAAAAAATAGCTACTAAAGAAAGTAAGAACTTGGACGAGCTCTTAGGTAAACCCAAAACGGTAATTCGAAAGACAATGCAAATTTTTGATGACAAAAGCCAGTGTACTAGCCTTATAGAATATGAGAATGGCGTTATGATCGAAAAAATGCACTATACCTATGATCAGCAGGGTAATTGTGTGGAAATTGAGAGTGGTTTGACACCCGCTGATAAGTATGTGGTCCACTATCAGTATGAGTACGATGCAAATGGAAATTGGCTAAAAAAGTGGCACAAAGATGGTGAAGAATTGATCTTAGAAACAAGTAGAATAATAGAGTATTATGACTGATTCTATTAAAGTTCAACTGCAAAATTATTTGAATCGCTACGATCTTAGATTCGAAACTGCGGAGGTAGATTTTATTTATCAAAAACTAGAACAAAAAACGATTAAGAAAAGAGGTTGGTTGGTACAAGAAGGACAAGTTTGTCGATATTATTTTTTCATCCTTCAAGGATTGGTGCGTACTTTTTATATTGATGATAAAGGTAATGAATGCATTACGCAATTTGGCATAGAAAATTGGTGGATCACCAACTTAGAAAGTTTTAAACATCAAACTCCTTCGATGGTATCCATTCAGGCAATTGAACCAACAAGTGTTTTGCGCTTGAGTCATTCAGATATGGAAATGCTGTACGAGAAGGTTCCCAAACTAGAACGTTTGTTTCGAATCATAACAGAAAGAACCCTAATTGCCATTCAACGAAGATCGGATTTTTATATGCGCAAAGGCAGTAAGGAGCGCTATGATTTTTTGATGCAAACAATTCCTAATTTTGCTCAAAGAGTTCCTCAGTATATGCTAGCTTCGTACCTAGAAATTACACCAGAGTATTTGAGCGAGTTGAGGAAAAAACAATAATTATTTTAAGGTAGAGGTAGTAGTTAGCTGCGCTGCTACTGCGTGGTTTCAACGAACTATTGTTAAGGCAAAATTTCTTTCTTAAGATTTCTTAATTTTTTTGCGCTTGAGGTCGCTTACTTTTGAGTTATTAAAATTTTTATCATTAAAACTTAAAAGAAATGGGACGAATATCCTATCAAGATGTACCGAGTGCAATGTTTGAAAAGTTGAGAGATTTGGAAACATTTATAGCACAATCCTCTTTATCTGAACAATTGTTGGAGCTAATGCGTTTGCGGGTATCTCAGTTGAATTTATGTGCCTATTGTGTCGATATGCACCACAAAGAATTGAAACATTTAGGAGAATCCGATTTGCGCTTGTCGATGCTTTGTGTATGGAGAGAAACATCACTTTTCTCAGAGAAAGAGCAGGTTGTTCTGACGTTTGCAGAAACATTGTCAAAAGGCACTAGAAAAAACCTTCCAGATGCAGTATACGATCCATTAACATCATTTTTTAGTAAAGAAGAAATTTGCTATTTGACGTTGGCTGTGGCACAAATCAATACTTGGAATAAATTGATGAAGACATTTCAGTTTGAATCTGGGAAATATCAAGTAGAAGGTGCAGTCTAATAATACTGCGCTAACGTAAAGTGGTCATCATTTGGCTGGACAGTTTTTAGTAAATAAGACAAGTAATGATTATCATGGAACCTGTTTAATGGTTTCGTGATAATCATTTTTTTTTGATTAAAAATAGAGAAAAAACTTCCTACTTATTTTAAGTCAACTAAAGATTAAAATTAAAGATACTTTCCCTACATTTTATACTTTGAAACTTTAAATGTAACTTTGTCGTTTTGTTTGAACAATAGTTTATTACAATAGATTGTTAGAAGAACACATTTTAGTTTGTTTTAGTTTTTAAGGTTTTGTTAATCAGTTTTTTGTGGTTCTTGTTTGTGTTTGAGCATTATTAAAAAAATGACTAACAGTCAATTAAATCTGAAGCGTTAAAAAACTCATTAGACGTATAATAAAGATAGTTTATGGCGGATAATTCAAATTTTATAGATTATGTAAAGATTTGTTGTCGCTCTGGTGAAGGAGGATCTGGATCAGCACATTTCTTTAGAGATAAATGGACGAGTACGGGGGGACCTGATGGAGGAGACGGAGGTCGTGGAGGGCATATTATTGCCAGAGGAAATAGTCAAATGTGGACCTTATTACATTTGAAATATAAAAAACATGTGATTGCAACAAAAGGTGAGAATGGTGGATCAAGTCGTTCTTCGGGAGCAGAAGGAAAAGATGTTATTTTAGATGTGCCTTTGGGGACTTTGATAAAAGATGCTGAAACAGGTGAAATAGAACACGAAATCACAGAAGATGGTCAAACGGTCATTGTTACACCTGGAGGTCGTGGAGGAAAGGGAAACTGGCATTTCAAATCGCCAACCAATCAAATTCCAACTTATACTTCTCCTGCTGGGGCAGGACGCAGAGAATGGAAGATTTTTGAATTAAAAGTTTTGGCAGATGTAGGTTTGGTTGGTTTTCCTAATGCAGGTAAATCTACTTTGTTGTCGGTACTATCTGCGGCCAAACCGAAAGTAGCCGATTATCCATTTACTACCTTAGTGCCTAATTTGGGAATGGTTAGTTATCGTAATAATCGTTCTTTTGTAATGGCAGATATTCCTGGAATTATAGAAGATGCGCACAAGGGTAAAGGGCTAGGACACCGATTTTTGAGGCATATAGAACGAAATGCCACTTTGTTGTATATGGTTCCTGCGGACAGTGATGATATAGCCAAAGAATATAAGATTTTGGTCAATGAGTTGAAGCAATACAACGAGGAACTATTGGACAAACCCCACATTTTGGCAATTACAAAAGCTGATATCTTAGACGAAGAACTAAAAGAAATGTTGAAAGAGGAGCTGCCTAAAAATGTTCCTACTGTATTTATTTCATCTGTTGCACAAATAGGAATAGCTGAGTTAAAAGATATGTTGTGGGAATCTATTAATTCAGAAATTTAAGCGAAATAGTGAATGGAAGCAATTGATTTTTGGATTTGGTTAGCCAATCACAAACTAGAATTAGAGGAATTCTTAAAAAGTGATTTTACAAACCCTCAACCTTATGAAGCCCTTTGTGCAGAGCTTGAAAGCTATTGTGATTTGTTAATACCTGAATTGACCATAGAAGAAAATGGGGATCATGTCTTAATTATTAGTTGTGATGGTCGAAAGGAAGGAATTCCTTGGGTGGAAGAGTTGTGTGATGCTTTTCCTGTTATCAAAGGTTGGAAAACCTGCAAATATCGTCAGCCCATAGGCTTTTTACCAGCAATCGTTGATGGCATTCAGTTTGAAGAGGACGAAATACTCGTACAATATTCTATTGTACCAGAAACGGGGCTATTTGATGTGAAAATTTATTGCAAAAATTATATAAAAGAAGATCGCCGTTATGGAATCGCAGCACTCATCTATTTGGATCATAGCATAGGAGAGTACAATACCATGACACAAGTACGGTATGTCGATGTATACCCTCTTGTTGAGGGAGAAGGCAACGAGGATCTGCTAACTTTGAGGAAATTTTCGATGTTATTTTGGGATTAATCAATTGGCGAATAGAATGCTTTTTGATGCGATCATCACATTATTGATGAATGGTAAAATCTTCTAAATCGTACATTTCCTGTCGTATTTTTAGAATCGATAGCATAGCATCTACTTCTTTTTGCCATGAATGCCATGCTTGGGAAGCTGTTGGCCAACCTTCACTTACTGTATCATAAAGTTTGGGAGGTATAGAAAAAGCTGCTCTTTTGATAACCGCTTTAATGCTCCATTGAAATACATAAGTATCCTGTTCTATTGTATTTTTAATGCGTTGGATAATTTTTTTAGTAATAACGTCATTCCAAGCTTGCCCTTCTGCTAGTAAGAATGAAATAATAGGATGGTCATCGGACAATGTTAGGCGATTGTCTGTTTTTAAATATTCTCCTGCTAGAGCATTAAACAAATCGTTGGGCAAGTCTTGATATAAAAAATCAATAGAAATATTGGACCAATTGTGTTTGAAAAAAGTATCTAGGTAAAAGCGATGACAAGCAATAATCCAATCTTTAGAATTAAAATTCTTAGCAGCCATAGCCCAGCCCCAAACAAATATATTTTTCCATTCGGTTTTGGCAGCCAATAAAAAAAGCTGTTGAGGGTTTTGGCAAAATGTTTTTTCCCACCATTGCGGTGGAATTTTAGAGATGATTTGAGCCAATTGATTGGCTTTGGGACCATGGTCCTTTATAAAAATTTGTCGAGGAGCAATCCCATCAAGTTTCATTTGTGCCGTACAAGAACTCGGCAGTTCTATGTCAATACTTTTTTTCTTGAGATTGTATCTAACAAGTGTTGTTGCTAAGTGTTGCATTCTTTGAACTAACGGACTATCAGGAATCAAAGCCAATAAAATAGCTGCTTGGTTTCGAACTTCTTGACGATTGTCTTGATGAGCTGTATTTAAGAATGAGGCATCGCCTGAACTTAAATTTTGTTGGAGTAATTTTAAAAAGCCAACTTTTGTATTGAATCCTTCACTCTCCCAAACTTGTTCAAGCAACTCAATTGCACGAGTAGGATTTGCCGCACGAACTTTCTGTAAAAAATGTAGACGTTCTTCGTATTTTCCATAAAAGAATACATCATCTGTTTCTATCAAAGGGTGTGCGTAAGTCCATTGTTCTGAAAATTGAGCCAACCATTTTCCTCTATTACCTATACAAGCAATAATAAACTCCTGCAGATGAGGGCGCTTAATGCCATAATCTAGCAGTTCGGGTAAAAGTTCGGGAGAAATGATTTGACACTGATCTTTTAACAATTCCAAAAATTCTATTAGCATTTCGTCATATCGATGCTTCAAAATGTATTGAAGTTGATACCTGCGTTGAGGGTGATAATAATTGCATGTCTCTTTAGGCGCAACCTGCTCCGTTTCAGATGGCGTAGAGCGGGGAACCTGTGCAACGCTATACAATTTATTTTGTATGGCAGCGGCTTTCAACAAGATAGTTTCGGGAGTTTGGTTGGAAGCTATACTTAAACCATATTTGCGAAACTGCTCCAGAAGGAGTGGAGAAATTTTATTACTAGAAATATTTCCAATCAAAGCTTGTCTTACTAATTCTTGCCAGGCATTCATGCTTCAGATAATAAATTAAGAATGGTCGTGAAATGATAGTACTATGTTGGTTGTTTTTAGACAACGTAAATAACAAAAACAAACGTCATTCTATAGACTAGAATGACGTTTGTTACTTTAAAGGTAAAAAATGAAGCTTAGTTTAAGAAATCAATTTGAATTAACTTTTCTCTTTTGACTCCCAACCGATCTAAAGTTTCGGGGGTGACATTTCCTCCATCATCTGTGAGCATATTATCTTTTTGAAACATCATCAAATGTCTTTTTGTCTGCTCGTCAAATTTCCCTGTGATTCGAACGTCGTATTGTTGTTTTTTGAGAGCTTTTTGGATTTCTTCTATAGAAGGGTCATTAAAGTCTCCAAAAGGACAAACTATTTCTGCCCATTGTCTCCAAGAACCCGCAGGAATTTCGATTATTTTCTCTCCTGGACCTAGCTCATTTTTCTTTTCAGCAGTGACATAGTAAATACGTGCTTTTTGCACTAATACTTTGCGCTTAACGATAATCGTTTCAGCAGGAATAACATAGTCTGTTGTGGTAGTATCAATGATGTTTTTAAAAGGAAAAAACTTGCGATGTACAATTTTATAATCTGGCGTTGTTTTTAATAAGCAAAGTGCAAGGTGAGGCACACCATCATCTTTTCTACACAAAGGAGAAACCTTGGCTGTTTTCCATTCCGCACCAGGTTCTTTTAGAACCAAAACTTCGGTCTGAATAAAGTAATTACTAGTATCTAAATTACCGTTCAACGCAGGTGCAAGCTCGATTGTATCTAATACCGTTTCATATTTTGCTGGAACAAGTTTCAAGTAGTGTGTCTTAGTTTCTTTGATTATTTTAGTATCTCCAGCTTTTGCTTTGTACAAAGCGTAAGTTTTGCCAGTTTCAACTATGCTCAAAAGAGATTCTAAGTTGTCCTGTGCTTGTGTTTTGCCCCCAAAAAAGCAAATCAAACTAAGGATAAGTACAAATTTTAGATTCATATTGAGTATGTTTTGCATGCAGAGAAAGTTATTGCCACTAAAAATAACAAAAAAAAGTTAAAAAACCTTAAAAAAAGATTATTTGCAAGCATTTTTTATCTATTTCTAAATATTCAAAAAAATGGAGATTATTTGGCATCAAATAAAGTAATGATTAAAGTTATACCATTTTTGAATAAACAAAAAATAAAAGTTGTTTCTTTTATTTTATAATCATGAGTTAGGAAAAAGAACAGAGCTCTATTTTGTTGATTATGAGCATAAAAAGAATATTTTTTTTAAAAAAATTCGAGTAACAGAGCTCTGCATTCTGTTTCTTTATAAAATCCTAAATTAATGCCGTTTTTAACTCTATTGATTGTCTGTTAATTATGGATTTTAAAAAATTTAATATTTTCCCATTTTGACTTTTAGTTTAGGAGCTAGACTCAATTATAATCGTATTTGTTGAATTTTTATAGTAGAAATTGGAATAAAAGATGAAAAAACAAATTTATACCTTGTAGAGGTCTAATCAAAAAATAGCTGGTATAGTAGTCATTATTTTGTAGTTTTGAATTGGATAGTAATAGGGGAAATTAATGCAAAAAGAGAAGCGAATTCTATACAAGTTCTATATTCTATGAAGTATTCTTATCTTAGCAATTCTTGACAATTTATTGTCATATGTAATCCATAATCGTTAACCTAAATGTAGAACAAGTAGTCATAGCAGCGTGTGCTTTTTTGAAGAGAATTGTTCTATTGTTAAAATATCAAATTGAGTAAAATGAAAGAACCAGATTTTACAGCTTTACAGAACTTAGCCGCAGAACGTTTTGGTGCAAAAGCATTGTATTGTACAGATGATTTCTTTGCTCCAGTGGAGAATTTATTGAAACCTGGTAGAGGTATTTTTATAGAAGACAAATATACAGATCGAGGCAAGTGGATGGACGGATGGGAGTCTAGAAGAAAGAGGACAGAAGGTCATGATTTTTGTATTATAAAGTTAGGGGCAATGGGACGCCTAAGAGGATTAGATATTGATACCAATCATTTCTTAGGAAATCATCCTCCTTATGCTTCTGT
It includes:
- a CDS encoding Crp/Fnr family transcriptional regulator encodes the protein MTDSIKVQLQNYLNRYDLRFETAEVDFIYQKLEQKTIKKRGWLVQEGQVCRYYFFILQGLVRTFYIDDKGNECITQFGIENWWITNLESFKHQTPSMVSIQAIEPTSVLRLSHSDMEMLYEKVPKLERLFRIITERTLIAIQRRSDFYMRKGSKERYDFLMQTIPNFAQRVPQYMLASYLEITPEYLSELRKKQ
- a CDS encoding carboxymuconolactone decarboxylase family protein — encoded protein: MGRISYQDVPSAMFEKLRDLETFIAQSSLSEQLLELMRLRVSQLNLCAYCVDMHHKELKHLGESDLRLSMLCVWRETSLFSEKEQVVLTFAETLSKGTRKNLPDAVYDPLTSFFSKEEICYLTLAVAQINTWNKLMKTFQFESGKYQVEGAV
- the obgE gene encoding GTPase ObgE, translating into MADNSNFIDYVKICCRSGEGGSGSAHFFRDKWTSTGGPDGGDGGRGGHIIARGNSQMWTLLHLKYKKHVIATKGENGGSSRSSGAEGKDVILDVPLGTLIKDAETGEIEHEITEDGQTVIVTPGGRGGKGNWHFKSPTNQIPTYTSPAGAGRREWKIFELKVLADVGLVGFPNAGKSTLLSVLSAAKPKVADYPFTTLVPNLGMVSYRNNRSFVMADIPGIIEDAHKGKGLGHRFLRHIERNATLLYMVPADSDDIAKEYKILVNELKQYNEELLDKPHILAITKADILDEELKEMLKEELPKNVPTVFISSVAQIGIAELKDMLWESINSEI
- a CDS encoding DUF5691 domain-containing protein, translating into MNAWQELVRQALIGNISSNKISPLLLEQFRKYGLSIASNQTPETILLKAAAIQNKLYSVAQVPRSTPSETEQVAPKETCNYYHPQRRYQLQYILKHRYDEMLIEFLELLKDQCQIISPELLPELLDYGIKRPHLQEFIIACIGNRGKWLAQFSEQWTYAHPLIETDDVFFYGKYEERLHFLQKVRAANPTRAIELLEQVWESEGFNTKVGFLKLLQQNLSSGDASFLNTAHQDNRQEVRNQAAILLALIPDSPLVQRMQHLATTLVRYNLKKKSIDIELPSSCTAQMKLDGIAPRQIFIKDHGPKANQLAQIISKIPPQWWEKTFCQNPQQLFLLAAKTEWKNIFVWGWAMAAKNFNSKDWIIACHRFYLDTFFKHNWSNISIDFLYQDLPNDLFNALAGEYLKTDNRLTLSDDHPIISFLLAEGQAWNDVITKKIIQRIKNTIEQDTYVFQWSIKAVIKRAAFSIPPKLYDTVSEGWPTASQAWHSWQKEVDAMLSILKIRQEMYDLEDFTIHQ
- a CDS encoding peptidoglycan-binding domain-containing protein; this encodes MNLKFVLILSLICFFGGKTQAQDNLESLLSIVETGKTYALYKAKAGDTKIIKETKTHYLKLVPAKYETVLDTIELAPALNGNLDTSNYFIQTEVLVLKEPGAEWKTAKVSPLCRKDDGVPHLALCLLKTTPDYKIVHRKFFPFKNIIDTTTTDYVIPAETIIVKRKVLVQKARIYYVTAEKKNELGPGEKIIEIPAGSWRQWAEIVCPFGDFNDPSIEEIQKALKKQQYDVRITGKFDEQTKRHLMMFQKDNMLTDDGGNVTPETLDRLGVKREKLIQIDFLN